Genomic segment of Pongo pygmaeus isolate AG05252 chromosome 1, NHGRI_mPonPyg2-v2.0_pri, whole genome shotgun sequence:
GCTGGCTCCTGCTGTGCCCCAGAAGCCCTGGCCCGCCCGGGCAGGAGCAATCTGCCTCTACAGCCAGTCACATGGGTGTTCATCACTTACTTGGCAGGCTTTCCAAAGGCCATATTGTCCTCCTGTTGAGGGACAAAAGCAGAGGTCAGTGAGGAACTTACATTTGGGCCAGATGACAAACCTGGGTAGGTGGCAGAAGTGCAGTGACTTAGAAGAGGGTAtgtcgggggttgggggggcCAGAAGTGGGGCCTGGGCCCTGCCCCGGGGCTGGCATAGCATCTAAAGAGCTAGCGGCTGTTCTGCAGGAAGAAGGCAGTGTGGCACAAGTGCACAGAGCACTGCATCAGGGACCAAAGACCTGGGGCTCCAGCTGCCACTGTCCCTTGGTGTGGCACCCAGGAATTCtcttgccctctctgggcctcattttctCCAAGTTCTCTGGTCAGTCTTTCTCTGATCTCTGAGGACTGGCAGGAGGTTTCCATCATGGTCTGGCCTCCTGACTCAACAGTGGTGGCCCACATGGAGACCATCTCCGCGCCCAGCAGTCTGACTGCATTCATAGCAGGGCGGGGGCGCTGGGCCCAGAGGGACTTCCTGTGAGGGAGACACTGCAGTGAAGTCCTAGGCTCATCACATTATTCCTGGGGTACAGGAGTTACACAGAGACAGACTCTGGGTTCAGATCAGGGAGACCCTGCTGACAGACCTGGTCAATGATTAATCaccataaaaatatatgataaagtAATGGATGTGAAAGTATTTTTAAGTACAAAGTGACAGACCTTTGTCGTGTTAAGATGATCATGACAACTATTAATATAAACAGGTTGGTGCCACCACACCCCTTCAGTCCAGCCTCTGACACCTGGAGACAGGATGATGCATGCTCCTCTGCTGCTAGCCCACTGGACCAGTCTTGGTCACATCCCCAGGGAACAGACCTGAGAACACAGCTGGTTCATTCTAAAGCCCCACCCCCTCTTCTCCATGGCCACACCCAGGGAACCGAATCAGCCTCCCCTGTCCCCCCACCTTGACTCCCACCTTCTGAAGGTCCAGAGATGTGGTTCCTGGATGGTCTGACTCTCCACTCTTGCCTCTAATCCCTACCCATGTCTCGGTACCCCAGGGGTGGGGGCAAAGGGCTGGGTCAGTTACTTAAGAATCCTTCTGGCCACACTGCCCTCCCGGCCTGTCCTGGAGGCAAGAGAAGGGGGAAAGGGGTCAAACACTGGTGAGGGGCAGAGGGCCAGGGCCAGGACTGCGGGTTATCTGCATTCTCCTGGGTCTGGGGAGACGAAGCCTGCCTGCAGGCAAGACAGGACAGCCTTCCACTTAAACCTTGGAACCCCCCGGGGTGGGCAGAATGGGGACTCACCGAGACAAAGTAGGGGCCCGCGAAGTCCCGAATGACTCCTGTGGATGTGCAGATGCCCATGTGGCCGATGATGGGGAAAAACCACCTGTGAGGAAAAGGACGGGGAAGGGACAGAGCTTAGGAGATCTTTCAGCCAGTTAGACGGACGCCGGGGACCCTTCATACAGTGCAGAAGCATGTGAATATTACGTTTCATTGATGAGTGGCCATTAGGGTGGTCCAGAAGGCTGGGGAAGCACAGACAAGGGTAACTGCAAACAGAGAGCACAATGGGATACCTCGGCACCCCGCCAGGATGGCTGTAACTCAAACGACAGCAACACCAATGCAGGTGAGGGCAAGGGACAATCAGagctctcattcactgctggtgggagggaTAAACTGtttctaccattttttttttttttttcaaatggagtctcactctgttgcccaggctggagtgcagtggcacaatcttggctcactgcaacctcctgagttcaagcaattctcctgcctcagcctcctgagtagctgggactacaggtgtgcaccaccatgcctgggtaatttttgtatttttagtagagatggggtttcaccatgttggccaggatggtctcgatctctcgacctcgtgatctgcgtgccttggcctgccaaagtgctgggattacaggcataagccaccgcacccggcctaccattttgtttttgagatggagtctcgcttcaGTCAccggctgaagtgcggtggcacaatctcagctcactgcaacctctgcctcctgggttcaagcgattctcctgcctcagcctcccgagtagctgggactacaggagtgcaccaccatgcctggctaatttttgtatttttagtagacacgaggtttcatcatgttggccaggctggtctcaaactcctgacctcaagtcatctgactgcctcggcctcccaaagtgctggaattacaggagtgagccactgcacccggcctgtttctaccattctggaaaacagtttggcattatACTATATGCCTCAGCAGTTTCACTTTCAGAACCTTCTTTGCCCTCACCCCTGGGAAATGATATTTGCCAAAACTCATTGAACTGTACTcttaaaatgtgtgcattttattgtatgtaaactataattcaataaaattgataaaaacaACTAGAAAGAATCCAAATGTTCAACAACAGTACGATGAATAAGTGTGGTATAGCTATACATTGAAATAGTCCATAACAATGAAAGAGTGTCACTTCTGCTACACACAACATAGGCTTTCGCAGACCTAAGGGTGAATGAAGGAAATCTTACACAGAGTACGTAACATAGCACTCTGTTTACATGAAGTCCAAGAAAAGGCAAAACTCATCTATGGCTAGAGGTCCACAGCGGGGTGGAATCTGTGGTAGAACTGACTGGGAGGGTACAGGGGAGTCCTCTGGGTCTTAGCATCGCTTTCTAGCCCCCGtctgggtggtggttacatgagTGTGTGATATGCAAAAATTCTTCCTGCTGTATAGTTGAGATTCGTGCACCGTTTGGtacataaattatacctcaataagaaagttaaaaaaaaaaggtgggcggACATGACACCAATGTGGGTGGGGGAGTTCACGAAAGGCTTCCCTGAGGAaataatgaagaaacagaatgtGCAAGGGTAGAAATTGGAACAGAAGCATGGTGTATGCCAGGAAATAaaagttccttttttaaaaaaccatgggcattaaaaaacaacaacaaatctcaGATGCACCCCAATATGTCACACATAGGAACCCCAGACCTGCCTGCGTTCTAAGAACCATGGCCCTACAGGACCTGGGTGCTGGAGAGACTAATCCAGTTTAAGGAGAACTCACAGGGCCAGTGGCCGAGTCCTGGCCTCAATGCTGTCTGGGCACGAGCACAAAGCACCTGGCTAGAGGTGGAGGCCAAGCCTCCAGAGACCCAGTTTAAAAAAGCAGTTACATAGGGCTGGGGTGGAGTCAGTAAAgacttcacagaggaggtgactTTTAACCTTGACATGTGAAAGGACACAACATCAACAGGCAGAAAACAACACTGCAGAGCAAGAAAGCGGTACATGTGCCTGGAAGAATGAAAGGGGGAGAGGCCAGCTCAGGGGCTACTGCTGTACCACTGGCAAGAGATGATGGAGGTCCTGACTAGAGCATCAGGGGCAGGGTGGTGAGAAGCACATGGATTCAAAAGATCTTTCAAATGAAGGCTGGAGAGTTTACGACTGACAGGATGGGGGTCTTCCAGGTCTACAGCTTGAGCGCTTGAGACGATGATGGGGCCAGAGTGGTCTTTTGAGAATTGAACTCGGATTCCATCATTCCCCTGTTCAACACCTATTAATGGCTTCATACTACACTTATAATACACTTCAAACTTCTTCCAACACTGTGGTGCTAATTATCCCTTGAACCTCATCTCAGTCCCCTCTCTAGCTACACTGCCTGCTTGTGGCCTCAAACACGCCGAATCCTCCCACCCCATGCTTTCTCTGTATCTGCCCTCTCGTCCGTCTGGAACACTCTTCCCGGAGAGCATGGCACAGCTGACTCCTCACTGATTAGGCCTCAGCCTCACTGTCACCTTTGGAGGTCTTGCCTGAACAGTGTCTTCCAGCACAGCCACCCAATCCCAGATCCCACTACAATGCTTTACTTCCCTCATAGTATCTACTACTATCCAAAATTATCTTGGTTATTTACATGCTGTCTCTCCACTAGAACATAAGCTCCAAGAGAGACAGGATTTTGTCTTGTTTACTACGGCAGTGCCTGCATATAGCTGCaactcactaaatatttgttgactaaataATGAATGAACATCCTGCATTTAAGAGTAGAGTctggggctgggtgctgtggctcacgcctataatcatagcactttggaaggccaaggcagttggattgcttgagcccaggaatttgagaccagcctgggcaacacagtgagaccctgtatctaaaaaaatctaaaaattagctggaggatcgcttgatccaaggaagttgaggctgtagtgagccaaggccgggcccaggaagttgaggctgcagtgagccaaggctgggctcagtggctcacgcctgtaatcccagcactttgggaggcagaggccggtggatgacttgaggtcaggagtttgagaccagcctggcaaacatggcgaaaccctgtctatactaaaaatacaaaaattagctgggcatggtggcatgtgcctgtaatcccagctactcaagaggctgaggcacgagaatcacttgaaccccagaggcggaggttgcagtgagctgagatcacgccactgcactccagcctgggtgacagagcaagactctgtctcaaaataaataaaaaagaaaaaaaaaattaaaaacaacaaacaaacgcCAAGAGTGAAGTCATGCTCAGATATCATCTGGGTTGAGGCTTGCCTTTGTTCTGGGCAAGTTACTAATTCCCATCTCTCTGTGGATAGTAAAAATTACCTTAATGAGgagctattgtgaggattaaatggataGACTTATCCATTTACACAATGCCTAGGACCCTGCCTTCCGCTTGGCAGCTGCTCAATGTTGTCATCTCGAGGTGTTCAATACATAAGCACCATCTGACTGACTGCACTAACATAGAATAAGTTGCAGAAGATCCACAGGCCACGGGATGGACATTCAGAATTATGGGGAAGTAGCTCATCCTGATCTCAGGACTGCCCTCCACCCCCATCTCTGCCCCCCATTCCTTTCATCTGCTTGGGAGGAAGTCTCGGTCCAACCAGGATTCCACACGCCACAGCTGTGCTGGCACCAGTGGATGGAAATCAGAGTAAAGGCTGGAAGCCCCAGAGAATACACCCTCAAAGTGGTTTGTCAGCCTGGAAGCTCCAGGAAGGCAGCTCCAGAGCCGCTTTGTGGACTACCTTCTATTCAGGACCTAGTACATAACAGGTGCTTTATAAACatacaatgaatgaataaatgactcaCTCATCCTGGAGCTCAATCTGGGAAGGTAGGCTAACTCAGCAAAAAAGCACCACACTGGCTTCTAAGCCTtacttcctcatctataagatgggGACAACAGTATCTACTTTCATAGGTTGACATTAGGATTGAGTGAGTGAACATACAATGTTTAGGACAGAGTAAGCATCTAATCTTAGCTGTTTTTATTAGTAGCAGCAGCTATTAAActggtttcttattttttcctttttttttggttacaaaggcacttttatttttcctcacacAATGACGTACTGCTGGGGCCTAATGTTCTCACATAACAGTAGAAAACCAAAATCTGTTTTCATCTCCTTAAAGAATCAAGAAttgcatacaaaaaaaaaacttacataaattaaaaggatGAATACATTTACAGGTGTAAATGCAAACTGCTTCCAACTCAAGGCAAGTAACAGCCCACAGTGTTCTGGCAGGAAAACATCAGCTAAGAAAGGAAACTGGGTCCTATGGCTTGGACTTTCCAACCCTGACAGACCAGCAGGACAGAAACAACTGGTTCAGGAGCACTTGTCAGCCTGAACATGTACAGGGTATTAAACAAATACCAAGGGGAACAGTTAACTTGAATACAAGGTCAAAATCAGCAACAAGTTCTACAATCCAGTGCTGGTATTAGATACAAGCTTCAACGACAATTTCTTTTCGAAGGCTTATTCATTTTCGTGAGGCTAGCATGAGGTATATGCATCTGCCAGGGGCAAATTTATACTTCTGAATTAACCCATGCAGCAAATGCTATGCATCGGCTCGCAGTCCATTTAGAAGCATTTGCGGTGGACAATACAGGGGCCTGACTCGTCATACTCCTGCTTGCTAATCCACATCTGCTGGAAGGTGGACAGTGAGGCCAGGATGGAGCCGCTGATCCACACAGAGTACTTGTACTCTGGGGGTACAATGAGCTTAATCTTCATGGTGCTGGGTGCCAGGGCGTTAATCTCCTTCTGCATCCTGTCGGTGATGCCCCGGTACATGGTGGTGCCGCTGAACAGCCCCATTTTGGTGTACAGGTCTTTGCGGATGTCCACGTCACACTTCACGATGGAGTTGAACGTAGTCTCGTGGATGCCGCAAGATTCCATACCCAGGAAGGCAGGCTGGAACAGCGCCTCTGGACACTGGAACCGCTTGTTGCTGATGGTGATGACCTGACCATTGGGCAGCTCGTATCTCTTCTCCAGGGAGGAGGATGCGGTAGTGGCCATCTCTTGCTCAAAGTCCAGGGAGACAAAAATACGGAACGCTTCACGAATCTGCATGTCATCCTtgcgcaggggccatgctaatcttctctgtattgttccaattttagtgtaTGTGCTGCCGAGGCGAGCACTAAACTGGTTTTTCATGCAGAATTACCAACATCTCTGAGGGGGTAGACAGATCTTTGGGTTCCATTTCCTCCTCTGATCTCTCCTCCAAAGACAGGTGACAGTTCCTTGCGCCACATCTATGCCTAGCTCTGCAATCATCACTATACAGTAATACTACAATGGTTAATTgacctttctctccctcctgctgGAGGTGAGTCCTTTGAaggtgacatggtttggatctgtccccaccaaatctcctGTCAAACTGTAGTCCCCATAttggaggtgggggctggtggTGGGATCATGAGGCTGGTTTTCTCATAAATGGTtcagcaccatccctttggtgctgttctcgtgatagtgagttttcccaagatctggttgtttaaaagtatgtagcatcTCCCCCCTCACTCCCTCTTGCTCCTAATCCCATGTAAGATGCCTCCCTCCCCCTTTGCCTTACACCAtaactggaagcttcctgaggtctccccagaagcagaagccgctatgcttcctgtatagcctgcagaagcatgagtcaattaaacctcttttctttacaaattatccagtctcaagtattagtgcaagaatggactaacacagaagGGAACATGAACCCTTTGACAGGAACACAGTGTCTTATTCATCTTGGTCTTATGAACACCTGTACACAGATCTGAATAGAAATGGGCTATGAGCTGCTTTTGGCCCAGATGACCAGGGATTGTGGTGCCTCCATCTCACACTGCTACCATTCTCTGCAGAGGACCATGCCACAAATGGTGTTTTTGAGAATAAGAAAGGCTAAAGAGAGTTTAGAATCACAAGACAGGTTTTAAGAAAACCAATACATTTCCTGAGTATCCCTCccagttactttcttttttttgaaacagagtttcgctcttgttgcccaggctggagtgcgaaggcacgatcttggctcaccacaacctccacctcccggattcaagcgattctcctgcctcagcctcctgagtagctaggattacaggcatgcgccaccaccccggctaattttgtatttttagtagagatggggtttctccatgttggtcaggctggtcttgaattcctgacctcaggcgatttgCCCGCctgggccccccaaagtgctgggattacaggcgtgagccaccacacccagcccctgttATTTTcacactaatattttattttcttcacagcactAATCACAAAATCAGGTGCTCTTTTATTAGCTTACTCGTTTACTGTCTATCTCCTTCCACTATGACTTAAACTCTCAAAAGTGTAAAGACCATATCTCCTTTATTCATCACTGTATATTCGCATCACCTAGAACTATCTGGGAACACAGGGGTCACTTAGCACATGTGTTAGAAGAACACTGAATGAATTAATGTACACATTTTCCtaagattttatttcattatttcattttgagacggagtttcactgtgttgcccatgctgaagtgcggtggtgcgatctcggctcactgcaaactccacttcccgggttcaggcgattctcctgcctcagcttccggagcagctgggattacaggcacgtgccactatgcccagctaatttttgtatttttagtagagacgggtttcaccacgttggccaggttggtctcgaactcccgatccaccctcctctgcctcccagaatgctgggattacaggcatgagccaccacgcctgtcccaatattttatttttaaagaacagattTGGATGCTCTTATATGCATAAGtatttgaaaacacaaaataattcaaGTATTTTAACATAATTCAAAAACTACGATCTTTTTAGAATCAGCAACACCTAAGGCCCCAAATGATCCCTTCTCCACATCACCACTGGCTGTTATTGATAGGAGAACAAGCTATCCCATCAGGTGAGAGTAGATAAGATGTAGTGCAAAGAGCAAGTTAGATCAGAAGACTGAGCTCTTCATGCCTTTGCTTATTGGGGTGCGAACCTGATCAAGACACTTAACGCTACAAGCAGCTCAACTTCACCATCTGAGAAGATAACCTACCTTAGAAAATGGATGTTTAATTCTGAGAAAATGGGTGTTTAAGAGCTTGGCAAACTGTCCAGCATGGTGAGGAGGGGTTACGTTTATCAGCTGtcaaggctgaagcaggagggcaAACCACCTCTCCCCATATGAGAGCTCCTCCCAAAAGGCGGCAAGTAGTACCAGAGCACTTGCTTCTCCCCTGACAAAGGCTGATATTATAGAAAGAACTTTGGTCTGGGAGGCAGACAACCCGGGATCTAAACCCGCTTTGCAACTGAGATGGCACATGAGACAAAGGGTTGGACTCTCAGATCTCTGGGGGCCCTTCCAATGTTGACATCCCAGGATCTCGTGTGGTCCCAACCAAACTCCCACTCTTGCTCCCAGACCCAGCAGGATGTCTTGAATATGGTAAGCGACCAGTAAGCATTTGCTCAATGAGAGAATAAATCagtgaattaataaaaatgtctCTTCAGATCCGATAAGGGATTCCCTCTTCTACACACTCACAGCTCGAGTCTCCCAGCCACTTGCCCTTTCCTGCTGGCCTACAACTCTCTCCCCGGCTACGCCAGGTGTATTGAGAGCAGGGAGCGTGTCCCAGCCGTGTGCACAAACTGGCACTGCATGGATGGCGGGGTTCTGCTGACTGGGCGAGGCGTGCGGGCCAGACCCGAGGAAAAGGATTGCTGCGCGTCGGGGCCGGAGGCTAGCCCGGCCCGACTCCGGCTCTCCCTGGGCCCTCCTCGTCCCCAGGCGGATGCCGGAAGAGACTCACGTGAGCACCGGGATGGGCGTCCACACCACGCAGTACGGGAAGCGACTCCGTTCCACATCCATGGCGACGCCGCCGGAGCCGTGATATTGCTTCATGTCCGTCTCGGCCGCCGTCGGCACCTCCACTTCCGCCATCCTGGGCGGGGGTGGCGGCGGCGGCAACAAGAGCAGAGAACTCCCTTCCGCTTCCGCCATGCGGCGCCCCGCTCCGACTGGCCCCGGCTCTGGTGCCGCTGGTCCCCAGCGCGTCACTTCCCGGAGATGGGGTCCGCCCAGCTTGGCCTTCCTCCGGGAATCCAAGCCGCGTCCCTCTGGGCCCGGCCAGCCCCGCCCCACTCCCTATGCGCCTTCCAGTTTACGCCCCGCGGCTTTGCCGCTTACGCCCCGCGGCTGCAGAAGGGATGCCCTCAGGCAATTCGCAGTCTAGCGCCGGAGACttataaagaactcttaattCAGTACGCTGAGGGCTCCTAGGAGGTGTGGTACAGtcgatatttattgagcacttcttAGGTGCCAAGCACTTGACATGAATTGTTTCTAATCCCCATAAACTAATTAGACATCCAAATTAGGTATTCCCTCCTGTTACaagtgagaaactgaggctcaaaaggTGAGGTGAGAGACCACGATTCAaacccaagtcttttttttttttttttctgaggcggaattttttctcttgttgcccaggctggagggcaatggcacaatctcggctcactgcaacctccacctcccatgttcaggcgatcctcctgcctcagcctcc
This window contains:
- the LOC129042612 gene encoding actin, alpha skeletal muscle-like, whose amino-acid sequence is MKNQFSARLGSTYTKIGTIQRRLAWPLRKDDMQIREAFRIFVSLDFEQEMATTASSSLEKRYELPNGQVITISNKRFQCPEALFQPAFLGMESCGIHETTFNSIVKCDVDIRKDLYTKMGLFSGTTMYRGITDRMQKEINALAPSTMKIKLIVPPEYKYSVWISGSILASLSTFQQMWISKQEYDESGPCIVHRKCF